From the Panulirus ornatus isolate Po-2019 chromosome 58, ASM3632096v1, whole genome shotgun sequence genome, one window contains:
- the LOC139766783 gene encoding basigin-like produces the protein MSFFFNVVELTLHKHLPKSTTVLENDKLSLSCQVDGIPHPTVQWLKNGEPVQDSINSSRLILSDNEYSVSNATLLIKPVMKSDDGNYICLVSQFSIQLNTTTNVRVKDIYAALWPFLGIVAEVVLLCVIIFIYEKRRIKANFDESDNDQISDQKSKIENSKEAEVRQRK, from the coding sequence ATGTCTTTTTTCTTCAATGTTGTTGAACTGACTCTACATAAACATTTGCCCAAATCAACAACAGTGCTAGAGAATGACAAGCTGTCCCTCAGCTGTCAGGTGGATGGAATACCTCACCCAACAGTTCAGTGGCTCAAAAATGGTGAGCCAGTTCAAGATTCTATCAACTCATCAAGATTGATTCTGTCTGACAATGAATACAGTGTTTCCAATGCCACCTTACTGATCAAGCCAGTGATGAAATCAGATGATGGCAATTACATTTGTCTCGTCTCCCAGTTCTCCATCCAGCTGAACACAACTACTAATGTACGGGTCAAAGATATTTACGCTGCCTTGTGGCCTTTCCTGGGGATTGTAGCAGAGGTTGTACTGCTGTGTGTTATCATCTTCATCTATGAGAAGCGCCGCATCAAGGCAAACTTTGATGAATCTGACAATGATCAGATCTCTGATCAGAAAAGCAAAATTGAAAACAGCAAGGAGGCTGAGGTGAGGCAGAGGAAGTGA